The following proteins come from a genomic window of Miscanthus floridulus cultivar M001 chromosome 2, ASM1932011v1, whole genome shotgun sequence:
- the LOC136531016 gene encoding phosphatidylinositol 4-phosphate 5-kinase 6-like isoform X2: MRERARHATRVSPMPPPAGGEDPEADAAPSCSGSGSADEADPHERALPNGDIYTGQWRGAVPHGAGKYLWADGCMYEGEWRRGKATGRGRFSWPSGATYEGEFLDGFMHGAGTYVGAAGDTYRGVWAKNLEHGAGEKRYANGDRYDGEWRAGLPDGCGRYAWRDGTEYAGGWRAGLIHGRGALVWANGNRYDGGWEGGRPRGQGTFRWADGSLYVGFWGREAPGGAVHQKGVYYPSPAATGDSPRARDPRDVFARDLPECVRSGTEAQSALTSLRSLKWLMRSVSGRGSSSPGRSNGSGGSLVHFWGSDGEVKCDLGDDWRRRSVREGRGLPPPAPTLAPHLPIPNGAPLRLSKRQGMTIARGHKNYELMLNLQLGIRHAVGRQGQVLLDLKSSAFDPKEKVWTKFPPEGSKYTPPHNSCDFKWKDYCPKVFRTLRKLFKVDPADYMLSLCGDDALRELSSPGKSGSFFYLTNDDRYMIKTMKKAEVKMLLRMLQAYYNHVRAFEDTLVTKFFGLHCVKSGAHQKKVRFVIMGNLFCSDHTIHRRFDLKGSSLGRITDKPPAEIDEYTTLKDLDLNFIFRLQKHWYQEFQRQVDKDCEFLEQEKIMDYSLLVGVHFRGAIDIDGDKPATPRVSRWDRDHFRSDPNRWSKIKLGANMLSRAELTVRKKDSDVFGEPTGEYCDVILYFGIIDILQDYDIGKRLEHAYKSFQYDSTSISAVDPKQYSRRFKDFIYKAFQEDKVDS, encoded by the exons ATGCGCGAGCGCGCCCGGCACGCGACCCGGGTGTCACCGATGCCGCCGCCCGCGGGTGGCGAGGACCCCGAGGCCGACGCGGCGCCCTCCTGCAGCGGCAGCGGCTCCGCCGACGAAGCCGATCCGCACGAGCGGGCGCTCCCCAACGGCGACATCTACACGGGCCAGTGGCGCGGCGCCGTGCCCCACGGCGCCGGCAAGTACCTCTGGGCGGACGGCTGCATGTACGAGGGCGAGTGGCGCCGGGGCAAGGCCACCGGCCGCGGCAGGTTCTCCTGGCCCTCGGGCGCCACGTACGAGGGCGAGTTCCTCGACGGCTTCATGCACGGCGCCGGCACCTACGTGGGCGCCGCGGGGGACACCTACCGCGGCGTCTGGGCCAAGAACCTCGAGCACGGCGCCGGCGAGAAGCGCTACGCCAACGGTGACCGCTACGACGGCGAGTGGCGCGCGGGGCTCCCCGACGGCTGCGGGCGCTACGCCTGGCGCGACGGCACCGAGTACGCCGGCGGCTGGCGCGCGGGGCTCATCCACGGCCGCGGCGCGCTCGTCTGGGCCAATGGCAACCGCTACGATGGCGGCTGGGAGGGCGGCCGCCCCCGCGGGCAGGGCACCTTCCGCTGGGCCGACGGCAGCCTCTACGTTGGCTTCTGGGGCCGCGAGGCGCCCGGAGGCGCCGTCCATCAGAAGGGCGTCTACTACCCGTCCCCGGCGGCGACGGGCGACTCCCCCCGGGCGCGCGACCCGAGGGACGTGTTCGCACGGGACCTACCGGAGTGCGTGCGCTCCGGAACCGAGGCCCAATCAGCGCTCACGTCTCTGAGATCCCTCAAATGGCTGATGCGGTCGGTCAGCGGGCGCGGCAGCTCGTCGCCTGGCCGGAGCAATGGCTCGGGAGGCAGCCTCGTGCACTTCTGGGGGTCGGACGGGGAGGTCAAGTGCGACCTTGGGGACGACTGGAGACGGCGGAGCGTCAGAGAAGGGAGGGGGCTGCCACCACCGGCGCCCACTCTGGCTCCACACCTCCCCATCCCCAACGGCGCGCCCCTGCGGCTGTCCAAGAGGCAGGGGATGACCATTGCCAGAGGGCACAAGAACTACGAGCTAATGCTCAATCTGCAGCTCGGGATCAG GCATGCAGTAGGAAGGCAAGGTCAAGTTTTATTAGACCTGAAATCATCAGCATTTGATCCAAAAGAGAAAGTGTGGACAAAATTCCCTCCTGAAGGCTCAAAATATACCCCTCCACACAATTCTTGTGATTTCAAATGGAAGGATTACTGCCCAAAGGTGTTCCG GACACTCCGTAAGCTGTTCAAGGTTGACCCAGCTGACTATATGTTGTCCCTCTGTGGAGATGATGCTCTTCGTGAGCTCTCATCCCCTGGCAAGAGTGGAAGCTTCTTTTACTTGACGAATGATGATCGTTACATGATAAAAACAATGAAGAAAGCTGAAGTGAAG ATGCTTCTGCGGATGCTTCAAGCTTACTACAATCATGTCCGTGCATTTGAGGATACCTTAGTGACAAAGTTCTTTGGCCTACATTGTGTGAAGTCTGGAGCACACCAGAAGAAG GTCCGTTTTGTGATAATGGGAAATTTGTTCTGCTCTGATCATACTATCCATAGGCGATTTGATCTGAAAGGATCATCTCTTGGCCGTATAACTGACAAGCCACCAGCAGAGATTGATGAGTATACAACTCTGAAAGACCTTGATCTTAACTTTATCTTTCGGTTACAGAAACATTGGTACCAAGAGTTTCAAAG GCAAGTGGACAAGGACTGTGAGTTCCTCGAGCAGGAGAAGATTATGGATTACAGTCTATTGGTGGGTGTACATTTTAGAG GTGCCATTGACATTGATGGTGACAAACCTGCAACACCTCGCGTTTCAAGATGGGACAGGGATCATTTTCGTTCTGATCCAAATAG GTGGTCAAAAATTAAACTTGGAGCAAACATGCTGTCAAGAGCTGAACTAACAGTCCGAAAGAAGGATAGTGATGTTTTTGGAGAGCCAACTGGGGAGTACTGTGATGTTATCTTATACTTTGGGATTATAGACATACTTCAAGACTATGATATTGGCAAAAGGCTAGAGCATGCCTACAAATCTTTTCAATACGATTCAACATCCATTTCAGCGGTTGATCCAAAACAGTACTCCAGGCgcttcaaagatttcatataCAAAGCTTTCCAAGAAGATAAAGTAGATAGCTGA
- the LOC136531016 gene encoding phosphatidylinositol 4-phosphate 5-kinase 6-like isoform X1, with protein sequence MRERARHATRVSPMPPPAGGEDPEADAAPSCSGSGSADEADPHERALPNGDIYTGQWRGAVPHGAGKYLWADGCMYEGEWRRGKATGRGRFSWPSGATYEGEFLDGFMHGAGTYVGAAGDTYRGVWAKNLEHGAGEKRYANGDRYDGEWRAGLPDGCGRYAWRDGTEYAGGWRAGLIHGRGALVWANGNRYDGGWEGGRPRGQGTFRWADGSLYVGFWGREAPGGAVHQKGVYYPSPAATGDSPRARDPRDVFARDLPECVRSGTEAQSALTSLRSLKWLMRSVSGRGSSSPGRSNGSGGSLVHFWGSDGEVKCDLGDDWRRRSVREGRGLPPPAPTLAPHLPIPNGAPLRLSKRQGMTIARGHKNYELMLNLQLGIRHAVGRQGQVLLDLKSSAFDPKEKVWTKFPPEGSKYTPPHNSCDFKWKDYCPKVFRTLRKLFKVDPADYMLSLCGDDALRELSSPGKSGSFFYLTNDDRYMIKTMKKAEVKMLLRMLQAYYNHVRAFEDTLVTKFFGLHCVKSGAHQKKVRFVIMGNLFCSDHTIHRRFDLKGSSLGRITDKPPAEIDEYTTLKDLDLNFIFRLQKHWYQEFQSRQVDKDCEFLEQEKIMDYSLLVGVHFRGAIDIDGDKPATPRVSRWDRDHFRSDPNRWSKIKLGANMLSRAELTVRKKDSDVFGEPTGEYCDVILYFGIIDILQDYDIGKRLEHAYKSFQYDSTSISAVDPKQYSRRFKDFIYKAFQEDKVDS encoded by the exons ATGCGCGAGCGCGCCCGGCACGCGACCCGGGTGTCACCGATGCCGCCGCCCGCGGGTGGCGAGGACCCCGAGGCCGACGCGGCGCCCTCCTGCAGCGGCAGCGGCTCCGCCGACGAAGCCGATCCGCACGAGCGGGCGCTCCCCAACGGCGACATCTACACGGGCCAGTGGCGCGGCGCCGTGCCCCACGGCGCCGGCAAGTACCTCTGGGCGGACGGCTGCATGTACGAGGGCGAGTGGCGCCGGGGCAAGGCCACCGGCCGCGGCAGGTTCTCCTGGCCCTCGGGCGCCACGTACGAGGGCGAGTTCCTCGACGGCTTCATGCACGGCGCCGGCACCTACGTGGGCGCCGCGGGGGACACCTACCGCGGCGTCTGGGCCAAGAACCTCGAGCACGGCGCCGGCGAGAAGCGCTACGCCAACGGTGACCGCTACGACGGCGAGTGGCGCGCGGGGCTCCCCGACGGCTGCGGGCGCTACGCCTGGCGCGACGGCACCGAGTACGCCGGCGGCTGGCGCGCGGGGCTCATCCACGGCCGCGGCGCGCTCGTCTGGGCCAATGGCAACCGCTACGATGGCGGCTGGGAGGGCGGCCGCCCCCGCGGGCAGGGCACCTTCCGCTGGGCCGACGGCAGCCTCTACGTTGGCTTCTGGGGCCGCGAGGCGCCCGGAGGCGCCGTCCATCAGAAGGGCGTCTACTACCCGTCCCCGGCGGCGACGGGCGACTCCCCCCGGGCGCGCGACCCGAGGGACGTGTTCGCACGGGACCTACCGGAGTGCGTGCGCTCCGGAACCGAGGCCCAATCAGCGCTCACGTCTCTGAGATCCCTCAAATGGCTGATGCGGTCGGTCAGCGGGCGCGGCAGCTCGTCGCCTGGCCGGAGCAATGGCTCGGGAGGCAGCCTCGTGCACTTCTGGGGGTCGGACGGGGAGGTCAAGTGCGACCTTGGGGACGACTGGAGACGGCGGAGCGTCAGAGAAGGGAGGGGGCTGCCACCACCGGCGCCCACTCTGGCTCCACACCTCCCCATCCCCAACGGCGCGCCCCTGCGGCTGTCCAAGAGGCAGGGGATGACCATTGCCAGAGGGCACAAGAACTACGAGCTAATGCTCAATCTGCAGCTCGGGATCAG GCATGCAGTAGGAAGGCAAGGTCAAGTTTTATTAGACCTGAAATCATCAGCATTTGATCCAAAAGAGAAAGTGTGGACAAAATTCCCTCCTGAAGGCTCAAAATATACCCCTCCACACAATTCTTGTGATTTCAAATGGAAGGATTACTGCCCAAAGGTGTTCCG GACACTCCGTAAGCTGTTCAAGGTTGACCCAGCTGACTATATGTTGTCCCTCTGTGGAGATGATGCTCTTCGTGAGCTCTCATCCCCTGGCAAGAGTGGAAGCTTCTTTTACTTGACGAATGATGATCGTTACATGATAAAAACAATGAAGAAAGCTGAAGTGAAG ATGCTTCTGCGGATGCTTCAAGCTTACTACAATCATGTCCGTGCATTTGAGGATACCTTAGTGACAAAGTTCTTTGGCCTACATTGTGTGAAGTCTGGAGCACACCAGAAGAAG GTCCGTTTTGTGATAATGGGAAATTTGTTCTGCTCTGATCATACTATCCATAGGCGATTTGATCTGAAAGGATCATCTCTTGGCCGTATAACTGACAAGCCACCAGCAGAGATTGATGAGTATACAACTCTGAAAGACCTTGATCTTAACTTTATCTTTCGGTTACAGAAACATTGGTACCAAGAGTTTCAAAG CAGGCAAGTGGACAAGGACTGTGAGTTCCTCGAGCAGGAGAAGATTATGGATTACAGTCTATTGGTGGGTGTACATTTTAGAG GTGCCATTGACATTGATGGTGACAAACCTGCAACACCTCGCGTTTCAAGATGGGACAGGGATCATTTTCGTTCTGATCCAAATAG GTGGTCAAAAATTAAACTTGGAGCAAACATGCTGTCAAGAGCTGAACTAACAGTCCGAAAGAAGGATAGTGATGTTTTTGGAGAGCCAACTGGGGAGTACTGTGATGTTATCTTATACTTTGGGATTATAGACATACTTCAAGACTATGATATTGGCAAAAGGCTAGAGCATGCCTACAAATCTTTTCAATACGATTCAACATCCATTTCAGCGGTTGATCCAAAACAGTACTCCAGGCgcttcaaagatttcatataCAAAGCTTTCCAAGAAGATAAAGTAGATAGCTGA